From one Humulus lupulus chromosome 8, drHumLupu1.1, whole genome shotgun sequence genomic stretch:
- the LOC133795943 gene encoding heat shock 70 kDa protein 14-like — MSVVGFDFGNESCIVAVARQRGIDVVLNDESKRETPAIVCFGDKQRFIGTAGAASTMMNPKNSIAQIKRLIGRQFSDPELQKDLKSFPFTVTEGPDGFPLIHARYLGETRTFTPTQVLGMVLSDLKSIAEKNLNAAVVDCCIGIPVYFTDLQRRAMLDAATIAGLHPLRLIHETTATALAYGIYKTDLPENDQVNVAFVDIGHASMQVCIAGFKKGQLKILAHSFDRSLGGRDFDEALFQHFAEKFKEEYKIDVYQNAKACLRLRAGCEKLKKMLSANPEAPLNIECLVDEKDVRGYIKRDEFEQISIPILERVKKPLEKALADAGLTVDNIHTVEVVGSGSRVPAMVKILTEFFKKEPRRTMNASECVARGCALECAILSPTFKVREFQVNESFPFSIALSWKGSAPDAQNGGAENQQSTVVFPKGNPLPSIKALTFYRSGTFSVDVQYADATDLQAPAKISTYTIGPFQCARGERSKLKVKARLNLHGIVSVESATLLEEEEVEVPVSKEAPKEANKMETDEASSDTVPPSSTEADVNMQDAKGTTDASGAENGVPESGDKPVQMETDTKVDAPKRKVKKTNIPVVEFVYGGMSPADLEKAVEKEFEMALQDRVMEETKDKKNAVEAYVYDMRNKLNDKYEEFVTPSEKEELINKLQVVEDWLYEDGEDETKGVYIAKLEELKKQGDPIEERYKEHTERGAVVDQLVYCVNSYREAAVSTDPKFDHIDLSEKQKVLNECVEAEAWLREKKQQQDSLPKYASPVLLYADVRKKAEALDRFCRPIMMKPKPAPAKPATPEAPPTPPPQGSEQQPRGGDAHASSNNANSAETAAESGEAPPAPAEPMETEATPTSA; from the exons ATGAGCGTGGTTGGTTTTGATTTCGGCAATGAAAGCTGCATTGTAGCCGTTGCTAGGCAGAGGGGTATTGATGTAGTCCTCAATGACGAGTCCAAGCGTGAAACTCCTGCTATTGTATGCTTTGGAGACAAGCAGCGGTTTATTGGGACAGCGGGAGCTGCTTCAACCATGATGAATCCAAAGAACTCAATAGCTCAGATTAAGAGGCTTATTGGTCGGCAATTTTCTGATCCTGAGTTGCAAAAGGATCTCAAGTCGTTTCCTTTTACTGTTACTGAAGGGCCTGACGGCTTTCCCTTGATTCATGCTCGTTATTTGGGAGAAACAAGGACGTTTACACCAACCCAAGTTTTGGGAATGGTATTGTCAGATCTAAAAAGTATAGCTGAAAAGAATCTGAATGCAGCAGTTGTTGATTGCTGTATTGGTATTCCCGTATACTTTACTGACCTTCAGAGAAGAGCTATGTTGGATGCAGCCACAATTGCAGGTTTGCACCCACTACGTTTGATTCATGAAACTACAGCAACTGCCCTGGCCTATGGAATTTATAAGACGGATTTGCCAGAAAATGATCAAGTGAATGTTGCCTTTGTTGATATTGGACATGCGAGCATGCAAGTTTGTATTGCTGGCTTTAAGAAGGGCCAGCTGAAAATTTTGGCTCATTCCTTTGATCGGTCTTTGGGAGGTAGAGACTTCGATGAAGCACTGTTCCAGCATTTTGCTGAGAAATTTAAGGAAGAGTACAAGATTGATGTTTATCAGAATGCCAAGGCTTGCCTAAGGCTTAGGGCTGGTTGTGAGAAGCTGAAGAAAATGCTAAGTGCTAATCCCGAGGCACCTTTGAATATAGAGTGCTTAGTGGACGAGAAGGATGTCCGGGGATACATCAAGCGGGATGAATTTGAACAAATCAGTATTCCAATTTTGGAACGTGTGAAAAAACCACTGGAAAAGGCTCTTGCCGATGCTGGTCTTACAGTGGATAACATCCATACTGTTGAGGTGGTTGGTTCAGGCTCTCGTGTTCCTGCTATGGTgaaaattttgacagagttcttCAAGAAGGAGCCTAGGCGAACAATGAATGCAAGTGAGTGTGTTGCCAGGGGCTGTGCCTTGGAATGTGCTATTCTTAGCCCGACCTTTAAAGTGCGCGAGTTTCAG GTGAACGAGAGCTTCCCCTTCTCAATTGCTTTGTCGTGGAAGGGCTCTGCCCCAGATGCCCAGAATGGAGGGGCTGAAAATCAACAAAGTACAGTTGTGTTTCCCAAAGGAAATCCACTGCCAAGTATTAAGGCTCTGACATTTTATCGATCAGGTACTTTCTCAGTTGATGTGCAGTATGCTGATGCCACTGACTTGCAGGCGCCTGCTAAGATCAGCACTTACACT ATTGGTCCTTTCCAATGTGCAAGAGGTGAACGCTCAAAATTGAAGGTCAAGGCTCGCTTGAACCTGCATGGAATTGTCTCTGTAGAGTCAGCAACA CTTTTGGAGGAGGAAGAGGTTGAAGTTCCCGTCTCAAAGGAAGCACCTAAAGAAGCTAACAAGATGGAGACTGATGAAGCTTCCAGTGATACTGTTCCCCCTAGTTCCACTGAAGCTGATGTGAATATGCAAGATGCCAAGGGAACTACTGATGCTTCTGGTGCTGAAAATGGTGTTCCTGAGTCGGGAGACAAGCCTGTCCAGATGGAAACAGATACCAAG GTTGATGCTCCAAAGAGGAAGGTGAAGAAAACAAATATTCCTGTTGTGGAGTTTGTTTATGGAGGAATGAGTCCAGCTGACCTGGAAAAAGCAGTAGAGAAGGAATTTGAAATGGCTTTACAAGATCGTGTAATGGAAGAGACAAAAGACAAGAAAAATGCCGTTGAGGCATACGTCTATGATATGAGAAACAAG CTTAATGACAAGTATGAGGAATTTGTCACCCCTTCAGAGAAGGAAGAGCTTATTAACAAGCTTCAGGTTGTAGAGGACTGGTTATATGAAGATGGTGAAGATGAAACTAAAGGTGTTTACATTGCAAAGCTTGAGGAGCTGAAGAAG CAAGGTGACCCCATTGAAGAACGATACAAGGAGCACACAGAGAGGGGAGCTGTGGTTGATCAACTAGTTTATTGTGTTAATAGTTACAGAGAAGCAGCTGTATCAACCGATCCCAAATTTGATCATATTGATTTATCCGAGAAACAGAAG GTCTTGAACGAGTGTGTCGAGGCCGAGGCCTGGTTAAgagagaagaagcagcagcaGGATTCACTTCCAAAATATGCGTCTCCAGTCCTATTGTACGCTGATGTAAGGAAGAAGGCTGAAGCACTTGACAG ATTCTGTAGGCCCATAATGATGAAGCCTAAACCAGCTCCTGCCAAGCCAGCTACCCCAGAGGCACCACCAACCCCACCTCCCC